A genomic segment from Leptolyngbya boryana PCC 6306 encodes:
- a CDS encoding LL-diaminopimelate aminotransferase has protein sequence MATVNDNYLKLKAGYLFPEIARRVNAFAQANPDAPIIRLGIGDVTEPLPEACRTAMIQAVEDMGDRGLFKGYGPEQGYEWLREKIAKHDFQARGCEIDASEIFVSDGSKCDTGNILEIFGKGNTIAVTDPVYPVYVDTNVMAGNTGDANEKGEYAGLVYLPISAENNFTAEIPSQKVDLVYLCFPNNPTGATATKEYLKAWVDYAKANGTIIFFDAAYEAFVTDESLPRSIYEIEGARDCAIEFRSFSKNAGFTGTRCAFTVVPKTLTAKAADGSDVELWKLWNRRQSTKFNGVSYIVQRGAEAVYSEAGQAQTKTLVNFYLENAKIIREQLTAAGLSVYGGVNAPYVWVKTPNGLSSWDFFDKLLDVCNVVGTPGSGFGAAGEGYFRISAFNSRENVIEAMKRITAKF, from the coding sequence ATGGCCACCGTTAACGACAATTATTTGAAGCTGAAAGCAGGCTATCTGTTCCCCGAAATTGCCCGCCGGGTCAATGCTTTCGCTCAGGCGAATCCGGATGCTCCAATTATTCGCTTAGGCATTGGAGATGTGACTGAGCCTTTACCGGAAGCCTGTCGAACCGCCATGATTCAAGCGGTGGAAGATATGGGCGATCGTGGTCTCTTCAAAGGCTATGGACCTGAGCAGGGATATGAATGGCTCAGAGAGAAAATTGCGAAACACGATTTTCAGGCGCGCGGCTGTGAGATTGATGCCTCTGAGATCTTCGTATCGGATGGCTCGAAGTGCGATACCGGAAACATTTTGGAAATTTTTGGTAAAGGCAATACGATCGCGGTCACTGATCCGGTTTACCCTGTGTACGTCGATACGAATGTGATGGCAGGGAATACCGGAGACGCGAATGAGAAAGGCGAATATGCTGGACTCGTTTATTTGCCGATTTCGGCTGAGAATAACTTCACGGCTGAGATTCCGTCTCAGAAAGTGGATTTAGTCTATCTCTGCTTTCCGAATAATCCAACGGGTGCAACAGCGACAAAAGAGTATCTGAAAGCTTGGGTGGATTATGCGAAGGCAAATGGCACGATCATTTTCTTTGATGCAGCTTATGAAGCCTTTGTGACCGATGAGAGTCTGCCGCGATCGATTTATGAAATTGAAGGCGCGCGTGATTGTGCGATCGAATTTCGATCGTTCTCGAAGAATGCGGGCTTTACCGGAACCCGATGCGCGTTTACCGTGGTGCCCAAAACTTTGACGGCAAAAGCAGCTGATGGCTCAGATGTCGAATTGTGGAAACTCTGGAATCGTCGGCAATCGACTAAATTCAACGGCGTATCTTACATTGTTCAGCGCGGTGCAGAAGCGGTTTACTCGGAAGCTGGTCAAGCCCAGACGAAGACCTTAGTCAATTTCTACTTAGAAAATGCCAAGATCATTCGGGAACAACTCACGGCAGCAGGTCTGTCTGTGTATGGTGGAGTGAATGCGCCTTATGTGTGGGTGAAGACTCCGAATGGATTATCGAGTTGGGATTTCTTCGATAAGTTGCTGGATGTATGTAATGTGGTTGGAACTCCCGGCTCAGGTTTTGGGGCGGCAGGTGAAGGCTATTTCCGCATCTCAGCGTTTAACAGTCGCGAGAATGTGATTGAGGCAATGAAGCGGATTACGGCGAAGTTTTAG
- the dnaX gene encoding DNA polymerase III subunit gamma/tau, with protein sequence MTYIPLHHKYRPQTFSQLVGQEAIATTLSNALLQNRIAPAYLFTGARGTGKTSSARIFAKSLNCIAANAPTDNPCGVCQTCQEITRGNALDVIEIDAASNTGVDNIRELIERAQFAPVQCRYKVYVIDECLTGDTLVKTDQGLTRIDDPTLVGKQVLSYNDKTGTWEYKKVLNWFDQGSRQVFVIKTKSSTIKCTGNHLIRTTQGWISASNLKPGMQILSPQNEQKQLHSQKSTHSDLSVPAAVVSFSSSQPAFSKTLPVSLLTKNIGNSTPTNGIIDSSPHPIKPSWNSWSQCALYAPADVANAWTFQRSQNISALPISKSTGKNTRLNRIIELFNPFLSGLLSWKLHDLSVPADVANSWTFQPTFSPAPIQLTPRLFKSIGRSILTDKGTESGTPAPKAIWKHLRHWMQNAWDLFMELYWEIVQLLTPTPIVAFPGLPSSIQSNKKNGWNTKHSDWHNCTLQPGLLPIWDIPAERQHSTAVQLAILNFEKCVQWLSLNLQERKQLHKTGSIKLLQKDWLGGTWMMDRLVLPVPTARRLDSTRKDSRSKKTNSWLHGSTIGDMLQSFTMPAKPKNATHTFTWVQEPLVNGSLTSKLSQSQQWHTSLEPIESIELGELEPVYDIEVEDNHNFVANGLLVHNCHMLTSASFNALLKTLEEPPEQVVFVLATTDPQRVLPTIISRCQRFDFRRIPLDSMVKHLKTIAQKEQIAIAEDAIYLISQISQGGLRDAESLLDQLSLLSGDITVERVWDLVGAVPERDLMALIAAIAQNQPETVLDTTRRLMDRGREPLIVLQNLAGFYRDLLIAKTAPSRGDLVAMTAPTWAQLCEFAKSMSIATILAGQQRLKESEVQLRNSTQPRLWLEVTLMGLLSASTSTVPSQPITPSIKASVSKPIANPSISKPIAEPIAEPIEPVQPVVEPEPEPVQAVQPREPESADGDLDRLWQTIISKVQPFGTQALFKQHGTLLSYNGDAIQIGIPEKLLPMAQSRSKSILAALTKTFEKEIKLSLVIAPTLDTPTAPLPESKVEEPPKPTVSKPTSPSPAPPQPIVEAPIEEPPQDVPLSRADWDEDEVTRAARILAEAFNGELIDAEEPEIEILETAEQSLAADAAPLEEVEEEDDDDTPF encoded by the coding sequence GTGACCTATATTCCCCTGCATCATAAATACCGTCCCCAAACGTTCTCGCAACTTGTGGGTCAAGAAGCGATCGCGACAACGCTCTCGAATGCGCTGCTGCAAAATCGAATCGCCCCCGCCTATCTCTTCACTGGCGCACGCGGTACGGGCAAAACCTCTAGCGCCCGAATCTTTGCAAAATCTCTCAATTGCATTGCAGCGAATGCTCCAACTGACAATCCTTGTGGCGTTTGTCAAACCTGCCAAGAAATTACGAGGGGAAATGCTTTAGATGTCATTGAAATCGATGCTGCCAGTAATACTGGCGTTGATAACATTCGTGAATTAATAGAACGTGCTCAATTTGCCCCAGTGCAATGTCGCTACAAAGTCTATGTCATTGATGAATGTCTAACAGGGGACACACTGGTTAAAACAGATCAAGGGCTGACTCGAATTGATGATCCAACATTAGTTGGCAAGCAAGTTTTAAGCTACAACGATAAAACCGGAACCTGGGAATACAAGAAAGTTCTGAACTGGTTTGACCAAGGCAGCCGCCAAGTGTTCGTGATTAAAACAAAAAGCAGTACAATCAAATGTACTGGTAATCATTTAATCCGGACAACCCAAGGATGGATCTCAGCAAGCAACCTGAAGCCTGGGATGCAGATTCTATCCCCACAAAACGAGCAAAAGCAGCTACACAGCCAGAAATCGACGCATTCAGACCTCTCTGTGCCTGCGGCTGTGGTGAGCTTCTCATCATCCCAACCAGCTTTCTCAAAAACGCTGCCAGTCTCTCTACTTACCAAAAATATTGGAAACAGTACCCCTACAAACGGCATCATCGACTCAAGCCCACACCCTATCAAGCCAAGTTGGAACAGTTGGAGTCAATGCGCCCTCTATGCGCCTGCGGATGTGGCGAACGCTTGGACATTCCAACGATCGCAGAACATCTCAGCGTTACCTATATCCAAAAGTACTGGCAAAAACACCCGACTAAACAGAATCATCGAATTGTTCAATCCATTCCTGAGCGGATTGCTGAGTTGGAAGCTTCACGACCTCTCTGTGCCTGCGGATGTGGCAAACTCTTGGACATTCCAACCCACTTTTTCACCCGCTCCCATCCAGTTAACGCCCAGACTGTTCAAAAGCATTGGCAGAAGCATCCTTACCGACAAGGGCACGGAATCTGGAACACCCGCACCGAAAGCGATTTGGAAGCATTTGAGACATTGGATGCAAAATGCTTGGGACTTATTTATGGAACTTTACTGGGAGATAGTTCAATTACTTACCCCAACTCCCATAGTCGCTTTCCCAGGCTTACCTTCATCCATTCAGAGCAACAAAAAGAATGGCTGGAACACAAAGCACAGCGACTGGCACAATTGCACCCTACAACCTGGTCTGCTCCCAATATGGGATATTCCAGCGGAAAGACAGCATTCTACTGCCGTACAGCTTGCCATCCTCAACTTCGAGAAGTGTGTGCAGTGGTTAAGCCTGAACCTTCAGGAAAGAAAACAGTTACACAAGACTGGCTCAATCAAGTTACTTCAGAAGGATTGGCTTGGTGGTACATGGATGATGGATCGCTTAGTATTACCAGTACCAACAGCCCGTCGATTAGACTCCACACGCAAAGATTCTCGATCGAAGAAAACCAACTCTTGGTTGCATGGCTCAACGATTGGGGATATGCTGCAAAGCTTCACTATGCCCGCAAAGCCGAAAAACGCTACCCATACATTTACATGGGTGCAAGAGCCACTCGTCAATGGATCTCTGACCTCAAAGCTTTCTCAATCCCAGCAATGGCATACAAGTTTAGAGCCAATTGAGTCGATCGAGTTAGGAGAGCTTGAACCCGTCTACGATATCGAAGTCGAAGATAATCACAACTTTGTAGCAAACGGGCTATTAGTCCATAATTGCCACATGCTGACTTCAGCTTCCTTTAACGCACTGCTGAAGACTTTAGAGGAGCCGCCAGAACAGGTTGTTTTTGTTCTAGCGACTACTGATCCACAACGCGTGTTACCAACAATCATCTCTCGCTGTCAGCGATTCGACTTTCGGCGGATTCCGCTCGACAGCATGGTTAAACATCTCAAAACCATTGCGCAAAAAGAACAAATCGCGATCGCAGAGGATGCAATTTATCTAATCTCACAAATCTCGCAAGGGGGCTTACGCGATGCCGAAAGTTTGCTCGATCAATTGAGTCTCTTATCGGGCGATATTACTGTTGAGCGAGTGTGGGATCTCGTCGGTGCTGTGCCAGAGCGCGATTTGATGGCACTGATTGCAGCGATCGCGCAAAATCAGCCTGAAACTGTGCTGGATACGACCCGGAGATTAATGGATCGCGGACGAGAACCACTCATCGTGCTACAAAACCTAGCAGGCTTTTATCGCGATCTGCTCATTGCAAAAACGGCTCCGAGTCGTGGAGATTTAGTCGCAATGACTGCACCAACTTGGGCGCAATTGTGCGAATTTGCTAAATCGATGTCGATCGCAACGATTCTTGCTGGACAACAACGCCTTAAAGAAAGCGAAGTTCAACTGAGAAACTCAACTCAGCCGCGTCTTTGGTTAGAAGTAACTCTAATGGGACTCTTGTCTGCATCGACCAGCACCGTTCCAAGCCAGCCGATTACTCCATCTATAAAAGCAAGCGTCTCCAAACCGATTGCAAACCCTAGCATTTCCAAGCCGATCGCAGAACCGATTGCAGAACCGATTGAACCTGTTCAACCTGTTGTAGAACCAGAGCCAGAGCCTGTACAGGCAGTGCAACCTCGTGAACCTGAAAGTGCTGATGGGGATCTCGATCGCTTATGGCAAACGATCATCAGCAAAGTTCAACCCTTTGGAACCCAGGCACTCTTCAAGCAGCATGGCACGCTTCTCTCATACAATGGCGATGCGATTCAAATCGGCATTCCTGAAAAGCTGTTACCGATGGCACAGAGCCGATCAAAGAGCATCTTAGCCGCATTAACGAAGACCTTTGAAAAAGAGATCAAGCTCAGCTTAGTCATTGCCCCTACTTTGGATACACCGACTGCTCCACTTCCTGAATCAAAAGTTGAGGAACCGCCTAAACCGACTGTATCTAAACCGACTTCACCTAGCCCTGCTCCACCGCAGCCCATTGTTGAAGCCCCGATAGAAGAGCCTCCTCAAGATGTTCCTCTGTCTAGGGCAGATTGGGATGAAGACGAAGTGACTCGTGCAGCAAGAATCCTAGCAGAAGCATTTAATGGTGAATTGATCGATGCCGAAGAGCCAGAAATCGAGATACTTGAAACAGCAGAGCAATCCCTCGCTGCGGACGCTGCACCCTTAGAAGAGGTCGAAGAAGAGGACGATGATGATACTCCGTTCTAA
- a CDS encoding YdcF family protein, whose protein sequence is MFLFLSKLLPIFLYPLGLSCILLLITLVLLWKKRSRLALIPVTLTGLILFLSSNASVSNAIVQSLEFQYLPQQIPTADAIVVLGGATESAIPPRPWIELKEESDRVLYGAKLYRDQKASRIILSGGRIDWRPSSSSEAEDMAVLMETMGVPRSAMLLEPNSLNTRENAVNSLEIMKAQKIQKILLVTSAMHMPRAMMIFRKLGIDAIAAPTDYIALQMDQASQSKIEATILDFFPDADQMRRTTRALKEYLGIFVYRLRGWA, encoded by the coding sequence ATGTTTTTATTTCTCTCCAAACTGCTGCCAATCTTCCTTTATCCGTTGGGGTTGAGTTGCATTCTCCTGTTGATTACGCTGGTTCTACTTTGGAAAAAGCGATCGCGACTTGCCCTCATTCCGGTTACGCTTACCGGATTAATTTTGTTTCTCAGCTCGAATGCCTCGGTCAGCAACGCGATCGTTCAATCCTTAGAATTTCAATACTTGCCGCAACAAATTCCGACGGCTGACGCGATCGTGGTTCTCGGTGGTGCAACTGAATCAGCAATTCCGCCGCGCCCGTGGATTGAACTGAAAGAAGAAAGCGATCGTGTGCTGTACGGCGCAAAACTGTATCGAGATCAAAAAGCTTCTCGAATTATCCTCAGCGGCGGACGCATCGATTGGCGACCGAGTAGTTCGTCTGAAGCAGAAGATATGGCAGTGTTAATGGAAACGATGGGCGTTCCGCGATCGGCAATGCTACTCGAACCGAATTCACTCAACACTAGAGAGAACGCCGTAAATTCATTAGAGATCATGAAAGCGCAAAAGATTCAAAAAATCCTGCTCGTGACTTCTGCTATGCACATGCCCCGCGCCATGATGATTTTCAGAAAACTAGGAATTGATGCGATCGCTGCTCCAACCGATTACATAGCACTCCAGATGGATCAAGCATCTCAATCGAAGATAGAAGCGACCATTCTCGATTTCTTCCCAGATGCAGATCAGATGCGGCGAACAACGCGGGCGCTGAAAGAATATCTGGGGATTTTTGTCTATCGATTGCGGGGATGGGCTTAA
- the mrdA gene encoding penicillin-binding protein 2 gives MANLSVSASSWVNKARSQRSFRAVILFMLASGLMSICGFRLAYLQLVEGSRNRQLADQNRIRSISIVADRGNLIDRKGTPIVVNRLSRSVYLYPREQTKEQWQVSAEKISQLLEIPKEEILKKLEAVQYKSVAPVRILRGIDEKKYTAINEIGQIRGLEVQAESTRQYPFGSLAAHVLGYIGEATAEDLKAHPEFPNGMLVGQMGIERIQDAVLRGTWGNRLIEVDSTGRELKMLGTQQPVAGQPLQLTLDVKLQQAAERALGGRRGAVVVLDVKTGSVLTMASGPTFDPNMFTRKISQKAWDELQKKEHPFLNRALQGYPPGSTFKIVTAMAAMKSGKFNATSMLPTYSAMNIGGTLFHEHGDASYGTIGFKDALAVSSNSFFYQLGMSIGPEAIAQWGGKFGVGTTSTMGLDGASHGMIPTPKEKEKVFNEQWYVGDTVSTSIGQGMVQMTPLEMAVMVSTVANGGKRIKPHLFAHQTYQPNMQPESLAFDPAALKVLQEGLIAVVQAGTAQSLNDGSIPLTAGKTGTAEVQGQEDNSMYVGYGPANNPQIAVAVVVENGGYGATAAVPIAHEIYKAFFGVTKPKAE, from the coding sequence ATGGCAAACCTTTCCGTCTCTGCCAGTTCTTGGGTAAATAAAGCGCGATCGCAACGGTCTTTCCGAGCGGTGATCTTGTTTATGCTTGCCAGTGGTTTGATGAGTATCTGTGGTTTCCGGTTAGCATATTTACAACTGGTCGAAGGCAGCCGCAACCGTCAACTGGCTGACCAGAACCGAATTCGATCCATTTCGATCGTGGCAGATCGGGGAAATTTAATCGATCGCAAAGGTACGCCGATCGTCGTGAATCGACTGTCACGATCGGTCTATCTCTATCCACGCGAGCAAACCAAAGAGCAATGGCAGGTTTCGGCTGAGAAAATTAGCCAACTTTTAGAGATTCCCAAAGAAGAAATTCTTAAAAAACTAGAAGCGGTTCAATATAAATCAGTGGCTCCGGTCAGAATTTTGCGCGGCATTGACGAGAAGAAATACACCGCAATTAACGAAATCGGGCAGATTCGCGGCTTAGAAGTGCAAGCTGAATCAACTCGACAATATCCGTTTGGCAGCCTAGCAGCCCATGTTTTAGGGTACATCGGTGAAGCAACCGCAGAAGATCTCAAAGCGCATCCTGAATTTCCCAATGGCATGTTAGTCGGACAAATGGGAATTGAGCGCATTCAGGATGCAGTACTCCGTGGAACCTGGGGAAATCGACTCATCGAAGTCGATTCGACCGGCAGAGAGCTAAAAATGCTAGGAACTCAACAGCCTGTGGCAGGGCAGCCGTTACAACTCACGTTAGATGTAAAACTTCAACAAGCCGCAGAACGAGCATTAGGCGGTCGGCGCGGCGCGGTCGTGGTTCTCGATGTCAAAACAGGAAGCGTGTTGACAATGGCCAGCGGACCAACGTTTGACCCCAACATGTTTACGCGCAAAATTAGCCAGAAAGCTTGGGATGAATTGCAAAAGAAAGAGCATCCTTTCTTAAATCGTGCCCTGCAAGGCTATCCACCCGGTAGTACCTTCAAAATTGTCACGGCAATGGCAGCCATGAAATCCGGTAAGTTCAATGCAACTTCGATGCTGCCGACCTACAGCGCTATGAACATTGGCGGCACACTGTTCCACGAGCACGGCGATGCAAGCTATGGCACAATCGGGTTTAAGGATGCTCTAGCAGTCAGTAGTAATTCATTCTTCTACCAACTCGGCATGTCAATTGGCCCTGAAGCGATCGCGCAGTGGGGTGGTAAATTTGGCGTGGGCACGACTTCGACGATGGGTTTAGATGGGGCAAGTCATGGCATGATTCCGACCCCAAAGGAGAAGGAAAAGGTTTTTAACGAGCAGTGGTATGTCGGGGATACAGTCAGTACCTCGATCGGGCAAGGCATGGTGCAGATGACCCCACTCGAGATGGCAGTCATGGTGTCAACGGTGGCAAATGGGGGCAAGCGCATCAAGCCGCACTTATTTGCCCATCAGACTTATCAGCCGAATATGCAACCTGAATCGCTCGCATTTGACCCTGCTGCTTTGAAAGTTCTGCAAGAGGGATTAATTGCGGTTGTGCAAGCTGGAACGGCTCAGAGCTTGAATGATGGCTCGATTCCACTCACAGCAGGGAAGACTGGAACGGCGGAAGTGCAGGGGCAAGAAGATAACTCGATGTATGTCGGCTATGGTCCAGCGAATAATCCGCAGATCGCAGTTGCCGTAGTGGTTGAAAATGGGGGGTATGGTGCGACTGCTGCAGTTCCCATTGCCCATGAAATCTATAAAGCGTTCTTCGGTGTGACGAAACCCAAAGCCGAATAA
- a CDS encoding DUF389 domain-containing protein, producing MIINIRNRFSRFRKKKGHPNRIQQVQTELLDESTLSLHYLILIMGSCAIATFGLLSNSAAVIIGAMIIAPLMLPIRGIAFGALSGDLELFRKGAIAVIVGTLLALLMSLLLGLMVGLPSYGSEVLARSRPTLLDLGVAVVAGAISAYAKAEPRISGTLAGTAIAVALMPPVCTIGLGLAQTNSSLSLGATLLYLTNLLGIALSCALTFLLIGYAPFKRARKALIWMLVLTSVLLLPLGVSFARLVRQAQLEMSLERALLNRTVTFQRMELLNIQTNWLTTPPEVYLSVRSRGEITPNQVQLLEQFIQREMGRQFTLIFSASQIEEVRGQPNPSNSTPQKRR from the coding sequence GTGATCATTAACATTCGCAATCGCTTCTCCAGGTTTAGAAAGAAAAAAGGACATCCGAATCGGATTCAGCAAGTGCAGACAGAATTGCTCGACGAATCAACACTCAGTCTGCATTACCTCATTCTGATCATGGGTTCCTGCGCGATCGCGACTTTTGGGTTGCTTTCAAACAGTGCGGCTGTGATTATTGGCGCGATGATTATTGCTCCCTTGATGTTACCGATTCGCGGAATTGCTTTTGGTGCTTTGTCAGGAGACTTAGAGCTATTTCGCAAGGGTGCGATCGCAGTGATTGTCGGGACGCTTTTAGCCTTGCTGATGTCTTTGCTGCTAGGACTGATGGTTGGATTACCGAGCTATGGAAGTGAAGTGCTTGCTCGATCGCGACCGACCCTTTTAGATTTGGGGGTCGCCGTGGTCGCCGGGGCAATTAGTGCCTACGCTAAGGCAGAACCGAGAATTTCTGGAACTCTGGCAGGAACCGCGATCGCCGTTGCACTAATGCCTCCGGTATGTACGATTGGGTTAGGACTTGCGCAGACGAATAGTTCTCTCAGTCTCGGCGCAACTCTGCTCTATTTGACTAATCTACTGGGCATTGCGCTCTCTTGTGCGCTAACGTTCTTGCTGATTGGATATGCTCCATTCAAACGTGCTCGGAAAGCTCTGATTTGGATGCTGGTGCTGACCTCTGTTTTGCTGCTTCCTTTGGGAGTCAGCTTTGCACGATTGGTACGTCAAGCACAGCTCGAAATGAGTCTTGAACGGGCGTTACTCAATCGCACGGTCACGTTTCAACGCATGGAACTGCTCAATATTCAAACGAATTGGTTGACGACACCGCCCGAAGTGTATTTGAGTGTGCGCTCAAGAGGAGAAATCACACCGAATCAGGTGCAGTTATTGGAACAGTTTATTCAGCGAGAAATGGGACGGCAATTCACGCTGATTTTTTCGGCGAGTCAAATTGAAGAAGTTCGAGGGCAACCAAACCCCTCTAACTCTACGCCTCAGAAGAGACGGTGA
- the acsF gene encoding magnesium-protoporphyrin IX monomethyl ester (oxidative) cyclase: MVDSLKKPGFEELRPGIKVPAKETILTPRFYTTDFDEMAQMDLSVNEEEFEALVAELRNDYNRHHFVRDQEFEQSWDHIDGETRKVFVEFLERSCTAEFSGFLLYKELSRKLKDRNPLLAEGFELMSRDEARHAGFLNKALSDFNLSLDLGFLTKSRKYTFFKPKFIFYATYLSEKIGYWRYITIFHHLNAHPEDRLYPIFKFFDNWCQDENRHGDFFDALMRTQPQFLNDWKAKLWCRFFLLSVFATMYLNDIQRTDFYEAIGLNTREFEYTVIEKTNETAGRVFPIILNVQHPEFYPRLETCVKNNENLRAIDSTNAPKFVKTLKKLPYYISNGVQLAKLYFIKPIDMTTTHGQVR, from the coding sequence ATGGTAGATTCTCTTAAAAAACCAGGCTTTGAAGAACTGCGCCCCGGAATCAAAGTTCCAGCGAAAGAAACCATTCTCACGCCGCGCTTCTACACCACCGACTTTGACGAAATGGCGCAGATGGATCTGTCTGTCAATGAGGAAGAATTTGAAGCACTCGTGGCAGAATTGCGCAATGACTACAATCGTCACCACTTCGTGCGCGATCAAGAATTTGAGCAATCCTGGGATCACATTGATGGTGAAACCCGCAAAGTCTTTGTCGAATTCCTAGAGCGCTCTTGCACGGCTGAATTCTCCGGCTTCTTGCTGTACAAAGAACTCTCGCGCAAACTCAAAGACCGCAATCCTCTCCTGGCAGAAGGATTTGAGCTGATGTCCCGTGATGAAGCGCGTCACGCTGGATTTCTGAACAAAGCTTTATCCGACTTCAATCTCTCGCTTGACTTGGGCTTTTTGACCAAGAGCCGCAAGTACACCTTCTTCAAGCCGAAGTTCATCTTCTACGCCACCTACTTGTCTGAGAAGATCGGCTACTGGCGGTACATCACAATCTTCCATCATCTGAATGCTCACCCTGAAGATCGGCTCTATCCGATTTTCAAGTTCTTCGACAACTGGTGTCAGGACGAGAACCGTCATGGTGACTTCTTTGATGCTTTGATGCGGACTCAGCCCCAGTTCTTGAACGATTGGAAAGCGAAACTGTGGTGTCGGTTCTTCTTGCTGTCGGTGTTTGCAACCATGTACTTGAATGATATTCAGCGTACCGACTTCTATGAAGCAATCGGGCTAAATACGCGCGAATTTGAGTACACCGTGATTGAGAAAACCAACGAAACCGCAGGTCGCGTGTTCCCGATTATTCTCAACGTTCAGCATCCGGAGTTCTACCCACGTTTAGAAACTTGCGTGAAGAACAACGAGAACTTAAGAGCGATCGACAGCACGAATGCTCCGAAATTTGTGAAGACCCTGAAGAAATTGCCTTACTACATCTCAAACGGTGTGCAACTTGCGAAGTTGTACTTCATTAAGCCGATTGATATGACGACAACCCACGGTCAAGTTCGCTAG
- the trpB gene encoding tryptophan synthase subunit beta — protein sequence MTTTPLPPNRSVSIENRPDKLGRFGKFGGKYVPETLMPALAELEAAYQQYSQDPQFQAELQGLLKDYVGRPSPLYFAERLTQHYARPDGTGAQIYLKREDLNHTGAHKINNAIAQALLAKRMGKQRIIAETGAGQHGVATATVCARFGLKCIIYMGVHDMERQSLNVFRMRLMGAEVCPVESGTGTLKDATSEAIRDWVTNVETTHYILGSVAGPHPYPMIVRDFHAMIGQETRSQCQEKWGGLPDILMACVGGGSNAMGLFHEFIPDLSVRMIGIEAAGHGVPSGKHAATLTAGRVGVLHGAMSYLLQDEDGQVIEPHSISAGLDYPGVGPEHSFLMEAGRAEYYGVTDQQALDAFQRLSQLEGIIPALETSHAIAYLETLCPQLSGSPRIVINCSGRGDKDVLTVSKMLNP from the coding sequence GTGACTACTACTCCGCTTCCTCCTAATCGCTCTGTTTCGATTGAAAACCGTCCGGACAAACTCGGCAGATTTGGTAAATTCGGCGGCAAGTATGTGCCGGAAACCTTGATGCCCGCCTTGGCAGAACTCGAAGCTGCGTACCAGCAGTACAGTCAAGATCCGCAGTTTCAAGCCGAACTTCAAGGGTTACTCAAAGATTATGTCGGTCGTCCCAGTCCGCTTTATTTTGCAGAACGCTTGACCCAGCATTATGCCCGTCCCGATGGCACAGGCGCACAGATTTATCTCAAGCGCGAAGATTTGAATCACACAGGCGCACATAAGATCAACAACGCGATCGCGCAAGCGCTCCTCGCAAAACGGATGGGCAAACAGCGCATTATTGCTGAAACCGGAGCAGGTCAGCATGGTGTGGCAACGGCAACCGTTTGTGCGCGGTTTGGGTTGAAGTGCATTATTTACATGGGCGTTCACGATATGGAACGTCAATCGCTAAATGTGTTTAGAATGCGCTTGATGGGTGCGGAAGTTTGCCCGGTTGAATCAGGAACAGGAACCCTGAAAGATGCAACTTCAGAAGCGATTCGCGACTGGGTGACGAATGTCGAGACGACCCATTACATTTTAGGATCAGTCGCAGGGCCACATCCCTATCCGATGATCGTTCGAGATTTCCATGCGATGATCGGACAAGAAACGCGATCGCAATGCCAAGAAAAATGGGGTGGGCTGCCTGATATTCTCATGGCTTGTGTCGGCGGCGGCTCGAATGCGATGGGACTGTTCCATGAATTTATCCCTGATTTGAGTGTGCGAATGATTGGCATCGAAGCCGCAGGTCATGGTGTTCCGAGTGGCAAACATGCAGCGACCTTAACGGCGGGTAGAGTCGGGGTCTTGCATGGTGCGATGAGCTATTTGCTGCAAGATGAGGATGGTCAGGTGATTGAACCGCATTCGATTAGTGCGGGCTTAGACTATCCGGGTGTTGGTCCTGAGCATAGCTTTTTGATGGAAGCAGGTCGGGCTGAGTACTATGGCGTGACGGATCAGCAAGCGTTGGATGCGTTTCAAAGATTGTCGCAGTTAGAAGGGATTATTCCGGCACTGGAAACTTCTCACGCGATCGCATATCTCGAAACCCTTTGTCCTCAGCTTTCGGGCAGTCCTCGGATTGTGATTAACTGCTCGGGACGGGGCGACAAGGATGTTTTGACCGTCTCGAAGATGCTCAATCCTTAG